In Gossypium arboreum isolate Shixiya-1 chromosome 5, ASM2569848v2, whole genome shotgun sequence, a single genomic region encodes these proteins:
- the LOC128292617 gene encoding uncharacterized protein LOC128292617, producing the protein MSDERLDNVEQKWRERNTSQLLRDIADALQHIVRTIPATTSVPTVKQAPIKELRKYGATEFQGLKGDDPSAAENWMETTKRVLQQLDCTPRESLICAVSLLQGEAYLWWESVVRHLPDDQVTWDLFQKEFQKKYIGELYIEEKKQEFLVLKQRNMSVLDYEREFSRLSRYALEYIPTEADSCKRFLRGLRDEIKIQLVSLRIIELANLVERAKMIEQVLGLDKKSEIGKSAGKRIGTTSSNPLPKRFRESRSDWRSSFNSDRGGRSRGKQMTVSTSSVRGPSRSVEIRIVSLHGRNTEENTILLEIVRTPIVLHLYRHNDRYLLLEAEGQVGVVRLPNEVLVEGAVILLLSSLKPEYQPELMWSENEKKIRLEVNVARSEQFANFLMYFTKLSGSALIEVEFAIELKVKESDVPKTAFLTRYGHYEFLAMSFGLTNAPAAFMNLMNRIFQPYLDQFVVVFIDDILVYSKSESEHDRHLRIVLQTL; encoded by the exons atgtcaGATGAAAGACTGGATAATGTTGAGCAGAAAT GGAGAGAAAGAAATACCTCACAACTGTTAAGAGATATAGCTGATGCATTACAGCATATAGTGAGAACTATACCTGCTACTACATCTGTACCTACTGTCAAACAGGCCCcgattaaagagttacgaaaaTATGGTGCCACAGAATTTCAAGGATTAAAAGGAGATGATCCGTCCGCTGCTGAAAATTGGATGGAAACAACAAAaagagttttgcaacaattagacTGCACCCCCCGAGAGAGTCTAATATGTGCTGTATCACTGTTACAAGGAGAAGCGTATCTCTGGTGGGAATCTGTGGTTAGACATTTACCGGATGATCAAGTAACCTGGGACTTGTTTCAAAaagaatttcagaagaagtaTATTGGGGAATTGTACAtcgaagagaaaaagcaagagttTTTAGTGTTGAAACAGAGGAATATGTCAGTACTGGATTATGAGCGAGAGTTCTCTAGATTGAGCAGGTATGCTTTAGAATATATTCCAACCGAGGCTGATAGTTGTAAACGATTTCTACGGGGACTGCGAGATGAAATCAAGATTCAATTGGTAAGTCTCAGAATTATTGAACTTGCTAATCTAGTTGAGCGAGCAAAAATGATAGAACAAGTACTGGGCCTGgataaaaaatcagaaattggTAAATCAGCTGGGAAACGTATAGGAACTACTAGTTCTAATCCATTACCGAAGAGATTCAGAGAATCAAGAAGTGACTGGAGATCCAGTTTTAATTCAGACAGAGGTGGTAGAAGCAGAGGTAAACAGATGACAGTATCTACTAGCAGTGTGAGAGGTCCATCTCGAAGTGTAGAAATTCGAATTGTGAGCCTGCATGGAAGAAACACAGAGGAGAAT accattttattagagattgtccgaacACCAATAGTGCTGCACCTGTATCGTCACAATGATCGATATCTACTACTAGAGGCAGAGGGTCAGGTAGGGGTAGTTCGGCTTCCAAATGAGGTGCTGGTAGAAGGAGCAGTGATATTGTTACTCAGCAGTCTGAAGCCAGAGTACCAGCCAGAGCTTATGTGGTCAGAAAACGAGAAGAAG ATTCGGTTGGAAGTCAATGTAGCAAGATCCGAACAGTTTgcgaatttcctgatgtatttcacGAAATTATCGGGTTCTGCTTTGATAGAAGTTGAATTTGCTATAGAG ttgaaggTAAAAGAAAGTGATGTACCGAAAACAGCTTTCCttacgaggtatggccattatgagttcttgGCAATgtcatttgggttaacaaatgccccAGCTGCTTTTATGAATCTCATGAATCGTATCTTTCAGCCGtatttagatcagtttgtggtggtttttattgatgatatattggtttATTCAAAGTCAGAGTCAGAACATGATCGGCATCTAAGGATTGTGCTACAGACTTTATGA